Proteins co-encoded in one Neodiprion lecontei isolate iyNeoLeco1 chromosome 3, iyNeoLeco1.1, whole genome shotgun sequence genomic window:
- the LOC107220165 gene encoding uncharacterized protein LOC107220165 — MSVEVRAGRPTVPSAPQSKRPTILVYPTVSPESIIVPIVSCILGFPLLALLVICCLRRRAKLARERARRRNCDMDHGALSLVRFSPIHRLAGVGRTNRAVSLRSERGSRAFPTLELDTVVEERSDPEQSTALELSSPD; from the exons ATGTCGGTCGAGGTGAGAGCGGGACGTCCCACAGTGCCATCGGCCCCTCAATCGAAGAGACCCACCATCCTGGTGTATCCAACGG TTTCCCCGGAGAGCATTATAGTGCCTATTGTTTCCTGTATACTTGGATTCCCTCTACTCGCTCTTCTGGTCATCTGCTGCCTGAGGAGGCGTGCGAAACTAGCGAGAGAACGAGCCAGGAGGAGAAATTGTGACATGGACCACGGCGCGCTGAGTCTTGTCAGGTTCAGCCCCATCCATCGACTCG CTGGAGTCGGGAGAACCAACAGGGCTGTATCTCTGAGGAGCGAAAGGGGCTCTCGGGCATTTCCAACCCTGGAACTGGACACAGTCGTCGAGGAGCGATCGGACCCGGAACAAAGTACGGCCCTGGAACTGAGTAG